Proteins encoded in a region of the Geoanaerobacter pelophilus genome:
- the gspF gene encoding type II secretion system inner membrane protein GspF: protein MPTYRYNAYKAGGAVKTGTIEADTPREARLRLKNMGLFAKEITPAEEISAGASRWRMRKGVPQPELALATRRLATLLASSVPVYEAISALQEQERPGELRNIFGRIRERIKEGSGLAKALTPESHVFSDSYIAMVSAGEASGALEKVLDRLADFLEDQATIRSRVSTALAYPILMAVVGSGVMLFLLAFVVPKIVTVFEQNRATLPLITIALLVVSHFLQKWWWTLVIAACGLALGYDRMKGKPEFRRRLDHLWLKLPLVGPLLRKLALARFGRVLSLLLSSGVPVIKALEISAEVVANYAFREALDKVKAEIIEGRQLSTSLAQSPLFPPLLIHMIAVGERGGELEQMLNRAGSAFEKEFETSVTRGMALLEPLLVLAMGLAVGTVVVAVLLPIFQLNQLIK, encoded by the coding sequence ATGCCGACTTATCGGTATAATGCATACAAGGCAGGCGGTGCCGTAAAAACCGGGACGATCGAGGCTGATACCCCCCGTGAAGCAAGGCTCCGGCTGAAAAACATGGGGCTCTTTGCCAAGGAGATCACCCCGGCCGAAGAGATCTCCGCCGGGGCCTCCCGCTGGCGCATGCGCAAGGGGGTCCCTCAACCGGAGCTGGCCCTGGCGACCCGCAGGCTGGCCACCCTGCTCGCGTCATCGGTCCCGGTCTATGAGGCGATCTCGGCGCTCCAGGAGCAGGAGCGGCCAGGCGAACTGCGCAACATCTTTGGCCGGATCAGGGAAAGAATCAAGGAAGGCAGCGGTCTGGCAAAGGCCCTGACCCCCGAATCCCATGTCTTCAGTGACAGCTACATCGCCATGGTCTCGGCAGGGGAAGCAAGCGGCGCCCTGGAAAAGGTTCTGGACCGGCTGGCCGATTTCCTGGAGGACCAGGCCACCATCAGGAGCAGGGTCTCAACTGCCCTGGCGTACCCGATCCTGATGGCCGTAGTCGGCAGCGGCGTGATGCTCTTTCTGCTCGCCTTTGTCGTGCCGAAAATAGTCACGGTCTTTGAACAGAACCGCGCCACTCTGCCGCTGATCACCATCGCTCTGCTGGTCGTCAGTCATTTCCTGCAGAAATGGTGGTGGACCCTGGTCATCGCCGCCTGCGGACTAGCGCTCGGCTATGACCGGATGAAAGGAAAACCGGAATTCCGGAGACGACTCGATCATCTCTGGCTCAAGCTGCCGCTGGTTGGGCCGCTGCTGCGCAAACTGGCCCTGGCAAGGTTCGGCAGGGTGCTCTCCCTGCTGCTTTCCAGCGGCGTGCCGGTCATCAAGGCGCTGGAGATTTCCGCTGAGGTGGTTGCCAATTACGCCTTCCGCGAGGCGCTGGACAAGGTCAAGGCCGAGATCATCGAAGGGAGACAACTCTCAACCTCTCTCGCCCAAAGCCCGCTGTTCCCACCGCTGCTGATCCACATGATCGCCGTCGGCGAACGGGGCGGTGAACTGGAGCAGATGCTGAACCGCGCCGGCAGTGCCTTTGAAAAAGAGTTCGAGACGTCAGTGACCCGCGGCATGGCTCTGTTGGAGCCGTTGCTCGTGCTGGCCATGGGGCTGGCAGTCGGCACCGTCGTCGTGGCGGTACTTTTGCCGATATTCCAGCTCAATCAGTTGATTAAATAG
- the gspG gene encoding type II secretion system major pseudopilin GspG — protein MQNHRLDNRGFTLIEIMVVIVILALLAALVGPKLIGRTDDAKVTDTKVQIKNMETALKLYKMDTGAYPSTEQGLNALVTMPTTGVIPKNYKEGGYLESKKVPKDPWGNDYVYLSPGEHGDYDICSFGGDGVKGGEGKGSDICNWNLQ, from the coding sequence ATGCAGAATCACAGGCTCGACAACCGCGGCTTTACCCTGATCGAAATCATGGTGGTCATCGTCATCCTGGCGCTATTGGCGGCCCTGGTAGGTCCCAAGCTCATCGGTCGGACCGATGATGCCAAGGTCACAGACACCAAGGTCCAGATCAAGAACATGGAGACCGCACTCAAGCTCTACAAGATGGACACCGGCGCTTACCCTTCTACCGAGCAGGGGCTCAACGCCCTGGTGACTATGCCGACCACCGGCGTCATCCCCAAGAATTACAAGGAAGGGGGCTATCTGGAGAGCAAAAAAGTGCCCAAAGACCCCTGGGGCAACGACTATGTTTACCTGTCACCAGGCGAGCATGGCGACTATGACATCTGCTCCTTCGGCGGCGACGGCGTCAAGGGTGGCGAAGGTAAGGGGAGCGACATCTGCAACTGGAACCTCCAGTAG
- a CDS encoding pilus assembly FimT family protein, which translates to MKHSQGGFTLIEMVVVLVILAMTMLLVLPRLPDTSGAALKRSARTLASTMRYVRDQVTVTRLVHRLRFLPGEGKITITTLPPGGTETSSQDPFLNRQILVDGVTVSDIEIPRLGKVSSGELIIDIGPAGVADITLIHLKGAEGRQMTVTAFPYGGQVKVEEGYREISQ; encoded by the coding sequence ATGAAGCACTCTCAAGGCGGGTTCACTCTGATCGAGATGGTGGTGGTACTGGTGATTCTCGCCATGACCATGCTGCTGGTGCTGCCGAGACTGCCCGACACCAGCGGCGCTGCCCTGAAAAGATCAGCCCGCACCCTGGCATCGACCATGCGCTATGTCAGGGACCAGGTCACGGTGACCCGGCTGGTGCACCGTCTCCGCTTTTTGCCGGGTGAAGGGAAGATCACCATAACAACGCTCCCCCCGGGAGGCACCGAAACCAGCTCCCAGGATCCGTTCCTGAACCGGCAGATCCTGGTCGACGGAGTAACGGTCAGCGATATTGAGATCCCAAGACTCGGCAAAGTCAGCAGCGGCGAGCTCATCATCGATATCGGCCCGGCAGGTGTTGCCGATATTACCCTGATCCATCTGAAAGGAGCGGAAGGCAGGCAGATGACGGTCACGGCCTTTCCTTACGGCGGTCAGGTCAAGGTAGAAGAGGGATACCGGGAGATCAGTCAGTGA
- the gspI gene encoding type II secretion system minor pseudopilin GspI codes for MKGFSLLEVMVALAIIAGVLVTVISSFGYHLDIANRDREETVAMLLARSKIDESRLRGEKTGKGDFAPSWPEIEWELATEPSPWPEVESLNLTVFWDHHKKNLKLKHYREKLS; via the coding sequence GTGAAAGGGTTTTCTCTGCTGGAAGTCATGGTGGCATTGGCGATCATTGCCGGCGTTCTCGTGACGGTTATCTCATCATTCGGCTACCATCTTGACATCGCCAACCGCGACCGCGAAGAGACCGTAGCCATGCTGCTGGCACGGAGCAAGATCGACGAAAGCCGCCTGCGCGGGGAGAAAACCGGCAAAGGCGACTTCGCCCCCTCCTGGCCGGAAATCGAGTGGGAGCTGGCCACCGAACCATCCCCCTGGCCGGAAGTGGAGAGCCTCAATCTGACTGTTTTCTGGGATCATCATAAGAAGAACCTGAAGCTGAAACACTACCGGGAAAAACTTTCATGA
- a CDS encoding type II secretion system protein GspJ, with amino-acid sequence MTASLRRQPQRCRGPGKGAAGFTLLEVLVALALLAIIASALYGSYFTLFKGKETTVAAMDQRRAVRETLDLLRRELSSSWYRSGKPLTPFVVEDRDQFGKPASRLAFVTIAPPVAGGQPVSDQLAVEYTTVAREEMLDLNRSAQDLHKSAKPMPYPQIEKIEGFLVECSSDGSKWVKSWDTAINGNLPKAVRVTLQVKEGNNTVGYSTLATLRMAPQ; translated from the coding sequence ATGACGGCTTCACTGCGCCGTCAGCCGCAGCGCTGCCGAGGGCCGGGCAAAGGTGCCGCCGGGTTCACCCTGCTTGAGGTTCTGGTGGCCCTGGCACTGTTGGCAATAATTGCTTCGGCGCTTTACGGCAGCTACTTCACCCTGTTCAAGGGGAAGGAAACAACTGTTGCTGCCATGGACCAGCGGCGCGCAGTTCGCGAGACCCTCGACCTGCTGAGGCGCGAACTCTCATCTTCCTGGTATCGGTCAGGCAAGCCGCTGACCCCTTTTGTGGTCGAGGATCGTGACCAGTTCGGCAAACCGGCGTCGCGGCTTGCCTTTGTCACCATTGCCCCGCCGGTTGCCGGTGGCCAGCCGGTTTCCGACCAGCTTGCCGTGGAGTACACCACGGTTGCCAGAGAGGAGATGCTTGACCTGAACCGCTCCGCACAGGACCTGCACAAGAGCGCAAAGCCGATGCCCTACCCGCAGATTGAGAAGATCGAGGGGTTCCTGGTAGAATGCTCCAGCGACGGCAGCAAGTGGGTCAAAAGCTGGGACACCGCCATCAACGGCAATCTCCCCAAGGCGGTCCGGGTGACCCTGCAGGTCAAGGAAGGGAACAACACCGTAGGTTACTCAACGCTGGCAACGCTCCGTATGGCACCCCAATGA
- the gspK gene encoding type II secretion system minor pseudopilin GspK, which translates to MKNEKGFALVITLLVTALLVALTAEFTAEVFVDTSARHSFVAGQQASLLAESGITGGIKLLQLSLRNQSYNSLSDQWATPQKFNDERGELRLVIEDESGKVNLNYVAPPNGELGGSFTAAVAGRLLRKLKIENGNDLIDALADWLDLNDYPHPTGAESDYYSSLTPPYKAKNGQLETVDELALVKGFAGTPLESIRPFITVYADIPGAPTGPININTASKEVIAGLDDRISDDMAQRVLEYRSSTPFRNPAELARVSGFETIATGLLTNISVKGNTYRLRSEGRVQDVGRTIEAVVRLGSAKPQVLYWREY; encoded by the coding sequence ATGAAAAACGAAAAGGGGTTTGCCCTGGTCATTACCCTGCTGGTAACAGCACTGCTGGTGGCCCTGACCGCCGAGTTCACCGCCGAGGTCTTTGTCGATACCTCGGCCCGCCATTCCTTCGTGGCAGGTCAACAGGCAAGCCTGCTGGCCGAATCGGGGATCACCGGCGGGATCAAGCTGCTGCAACTGTCGTTACGGAACCAGTCTTACAACAGTCTGTCGGATCAGTGGGCAACGCCGCAGAAGTTCAACGATGAACGGGGCGAGCTGCGTCTGGTCATCGAGGACGAGAGCGGTAAGGTCAATCTCAATTACGTTGCCCCGCCCAACGGGGAACTGGGTGGCAGCTTCACTGCTGCAGTCGCAGGCCGGCTCTTGCGCAAGCTCAAGATCGAGAACGGTAATGATCTGATCGATGCCCTGGCCGACTGGCTTGACCTCAATGACTATCCACACCCGACCGGGGCCGAGTCCGATTACTACAGCTCTCTCACCCCGCCCTACAAGGCAAAGAACGGGCAGCTGGAAACCGTAGACGAACTGGCACTGGTCAAAGGTTTTGCCGGGACGCCCCTGGAGTCAATCCGGCCGTTCATAACAGTGTATGCCGATATCCCCGGCGCGCCGACCGGACCGATCAACATCAACACTGCGTCCAAAGAGGTTATTGCCGGCCTGGACGACCGGATCAGCGACGACATGGCTCAACGGGTGCTGGAATACCGCTCCTCAACCCCGTTCAGGAACCCTGCTGAACTGGCCAGGGTTTCCGGGTTCGAGACCATCGCCACTGGGCTGTTGACCAACATCAGCGTCAAAGGAAATACGTACCGGCTCCGCAGCGAGGGGCGGGTCCAAGATGTCGGCCGGACCATCGAGGCGGTAGTCCGGCTTGGCAGTGCCAAGCCACAGGTTCTTTATTGGCGGGAGTATTAA
- the gspL gene encoding type II secretion system protein GspL: MTYLIIQFTGRDAVIARFSLRRKTFTFLQGVRRPVPESGVYRELLSGFDQPEPGEKVIVAIPPALVHARQLSLPVTDRRTLREILPMELGGEMAVPAEEMTFDGLPLATGSLLAVWSRKSSIGPFIEELAAAGVEPEIVTCSMLHWNYLLPQDADTPSVVTDGNALMIGTVAGPLQVRALPASQDDRELSRTVSAFEIANNSAVPGIFRIGDETGRTDQLPLTAEHLDAFGGDVMAARDMAGAYAVASACAAGTIVNFRSGSLAYTAGQEKNLRRLRLTAILAASLVLLLFAEVGLRYFLVRRDLASLDASITTSYREIFPSRKKSPDAVGEVRSEIRRLSGSGGSQRVLPALKKLAELKGDEVSGFYETEIEGVNLRLKGDAKSVNDFKSRAAKALATAEISEIKSKSDGTVSFVFRGAMKEGN, translated from the coding sequence ATGACCTATCTCATCATTCAATTCACCGGACGTGATGCCGTAATTGCCCGGTTCTCACTAAGGCGCAAGACTTTCACTTTCCTGCAGGGTGTGCGCAGGCCGGTCCCGGAGTCAGGGGTATACCGCGAGCTGCTCAGTGGCTTTGATCAGCCCGAGCCCGGAGAGAAGGTCATTGTTGCCATCCCTCCTGCGCTGGTGCATGCGCGCCAGCTCAGCCTGCCGGTCACCGACCGCCGGACCCTGAGAGAGATTCTCCCCATGGAACTCGGCGGAGAAATGGCGGTACCGGCTGAAGAGATGACTTTTGACGGCCTGCCGCTGGCTACCGGCTCGTTGCTGGCCGTCTGGAGCCGCAAGAGCAGCATTGGTCCGTTCATCGAGGAGCTGGCCGCAGCCGGGGTTGAACCGGAAATTGTCACCTGCTCCATGCTCCACTGGAACTATCTCCTCCCCCAGGATGCAGATACCCCCTCAGTGGTCACCGACGGCAATGCCCTGATGATCGGCACCGTTGCCGGCCCCCTGCAGGTCAGGGCGCTACCGGCTTCACAGGATGACCGGGAGCTCTCGCGCACAGTGTCGGCCTTTGAGATCGCCAACAACTCCGCGGTCCCCGGGATTTTCAGGATCGGCGACGAAACAGGCCGCACCGACCAGTTGCCCCTGACTGCAGAGCACCTGGATGCCTTTGGCGGTGACGTCATGGCCGCCAGAGACATGGCCGGGGCCTATGCCGTGGCCAGCGCCTGCGCTGCAGGGACAATCGTCAATTTCCGGAGCGGCTCGCTGGCCTACACTGCCGGTCAGGAAAAAAACCTCCGCCGCCTGAGGCTCACCGCCATCCTGGCTGCCTCGCTGGTACTGCTCCTCTTTGCCGAGGTAGGCTTGAGATATTTCCTGGTACGCCGCGACCTCGCCTCGCTCGATGCCTCAATAACCACCTCCTACCGCGAGATTTTCCCGTCCCGGAAAAAATCGCCGGATGCCGTCGGCGAGGTTCGCTCCGAAATCAGGCGCCTTTCCGGGAGCGGCGGCTCGCAACGGGTGCTTCCTGCCCTGAAGAAGCTGGCAGAGCTCAAGGGTGACGAGGTCTCGGGGTTCTATGAAACCGAAATTGAAGGGGTGAACCTGCGGCTCAAGGGGGATGCCAAATCGGTCAACGACTTCAAAAGCCGGGCAGCCAAGGCTCTGGCCACTGCCGAGATCTCCGAGATCAAATCCAAGAGCGACGGAACGGTCTCGTTCGTGTTCCGCGGCGCCATGAAGGAGGGTAACTGA
- a CDS encoding general secretion pathway protein GspM has protein sequence MNAIKQMVARFADLDPRVRLRLGIGLASLLALGLLYSYANDQVKKLERKRTAGEADIAEMLVLKQRYKEAASISQRALNLQAAVRPDDSPAKLIEEIGIKGKALQVKPLKSEERAGFVEELADIRIDALTANEAVNLLYRLEYGAKPVTVRKALFKTRFDDPSRLDLSLTVALRKGPAAK, from the coding sequence ATGAATGCCATTAAGCAGATGGTTGCCCGCTTCGCAGATCTGGATCCGCGGGTCCGCCTCCGTTTGGGTATCGGCCTGGCAAGCCTCCTGGCGCTGGGCCTGCTCTACTCGTATGCCAATGACCAGGTGAAAAAGCTGGAAAGAAAACGCACTGCCGGAGAGGCCGATATCGCGGAAATGCTGGTACTAAAGCAGCGCTACAAGGAAGCGGCCTCGATTTCCCAGCGGGCCTTGAACCTGCAGGCAGCGGTGCGCCCGGACGATTCGCCGGCCAAACTCATTGAAGAGATCGGCATCAAGGGGAAAGCGCTCCAGGTGAAACCGCTGAAATCTGAGGAACGGGCCGGGTTTGTCGAAGAGCTTGCCGACATCAGGATCGATGCGCTGACAGCGAATGAAGCGGTCAACCTGCTGTACCGACTCGAATACGGCGCCAAACCGGTTACAGTCAGAAAAGCGCTGTTCAAGACCCGCTTTGATGACCCGTCGCGCCTGGATCTCTCTCTGACAGTAGCCCTCAGGAAGGGCCCGGCAGCAAAATGA
- the gspN gene encoding type II secretion system protein GspN: MNRFPSWFKPFAASIAGLLLFLCLTIMFVPAAELQRLAARALAPYGLTITASSFGKAFPLGINAKGFSLSGQSGELLSFDRLELRLRLLPLFLGRVVASAKATIGTGTIESEAELTRKGRLNLSCSNIRLEAIPFFKTVAGAQAKGDLRIKGEVAGQGKGAKGALQIEARDLDLKGVTISGTQLPDASYKTMQGMLRIKEGKVNLESVTLKGDGLYVRLSGDFPAGYQPAATPLNLKVELMPKPEFLESQKFVFLLLAKYTVSPGNYLIPIRGTLASPQLQ, from the coding sequence ATGAACCGCTTTCCCTCCTGGTTCAAGCCCTTTGCGGCAAGCATCGCCGGCCTGCTGCTCTTTCTCTGCCTGACCATCATGTTCGTGCCGGCAGCCGAACTGCAACGACTGGCAGCCAGGGCCCTTGCCCCCTACGGTCTGACCATCACCGCAAGCTCTTTTGGCAAGGCGTTTCCCTTGGGAATTAACGCCAAAGGGTTCTCGCTCTCGGGCCAGAGTGGTGAGTTGCTGTCATTTGACCGCCTTGAGCTGCGGCTTAGGCTTTTGCCGCTGTTCCTCGGGCGGGTGGTCGCTTCGGCCAAGGCAACAATCGGCACCGGAACCATCGAGAGTGAAGCTGAATTGACTCGCAAGGGGCGACTTAATCTCTCCTGTAGCAATATCCGGCTGGAGGCGATCCCGTTCTTCAAGACGGTTGCCGGAGCCCAGGCAAAGGGCGATTTGCGAATCAAGGGCGAGGTGGCCGGGCAGGGAAAGGGAGCCAAAGGAGCACTGCAGATCGAGGCGCGCGATCTCGACCTGAAAGGGGTAACCATCAGCGGCACCCAGTTGCCGGACGCCTCATACAAGACCATGCAGGGGATGTTGCGGATCAAGGAGGGGAAAGTTAATCTTGAAAGCGTCACCCTCAAGGGGGACGGCCTTTATGTGCGGCTGAGCGGCGATTTCCCGGCAGGGTACCAGCCGGCCGCCACCCCGCTCAACCTGAAAGTGGAGCTGATGCCCAAACCCGAATTTCTGGAGAGCCAGAAGTTCGTCTTTCTGCTGCTTGCCAAATACACCGTCTCGCCGGGGAACTACCTGATCCCCATCCGCGGCACCCTCGCCTCGCCGCAACTGCAATAG
- a CDS encoding GAF domain-containing protein, which yields MSKIAILIVEDEAIVAADLAAKVRQLGYEVAGTTATGEEAVELACRQRPALVLMDIRLAGAMDGITAAEQIHRECHLPVLFLTAHSDMGTVERARQAEAFGYLLKPFDERDLRIQIEMALYKHTAEQQLRERKEQLTGINQILQAALACATEEELGTACLEVAEKITQSKFGFIGEINESGLEVIAISNPGWDACNVLDSGENRRQPGNFKIHGIYGRVLLAGKSLFTNASARHPDSIGLPPGHPPLASFLGVPLLREGRTIGMLAVGNRDGGYAQAEQDALEALAPSIVEAFLRKRAEEGIRKTAADLQTVNSKLLESRRAALNMMEDALAARQQAEETSFELQREISQRKRAEELLRLAYDDLEQRVRERTEDLATTVETLLGEIAERERAERSLKRLNRLYEVLSETNQAIVRVVDHESLFRDFCRIAVEHGGFILSWVGLVDEETGQVRIVAANGATAYLDEIRITVNNEPTGEGPTGIAIRQGSYCICNDFQNDPCTQPWHEQGKVHGIRASASVALKEGERVVGALTLYSGEKDFFDRQHVALLKQMGADISFALDNFTREHRRLKTEQSLREETLERLRTLEELREKEQMLIQQSRLAAMGEMINNIAHQWRQPLNVMGLIVQQMQLYYEVGTFSKEFLDASVVKSMDLINHMSHTIDDFRDFFKPDKDKGEFRVKEVISKTLTLIEDGLMNQEIAIDFQCNADPKIDGYANEYSQVLLNILMNARDALMEQGPKNAQITVTVDVEADKSVVTIADNAGGIPEENLFKIFEPYFTTKGPDKGTGVGLFMSKTIIEKNMAGRLTVRNNDGGAEFRIEV from the coding sequence GTGAGCAAAATTGCCATTCTGATCGTCGAAGATGAAGCCATCGTCGCTGCCGACCTGGCTGCAAAAGTCCGGCAACTGGGCTATGAGGTTGCCGGCACGACCGCGACTGGCGAGGAAGCGGTCGAGCTCGCCTGCCGCCAGCGGCCGGCGCTGGTGTTGATGGATATTCGCCTGGCCGGTGCCATGGACGGTATCACGGCAGCAGAGCAAATTCATCGCGAGTGTCATTTGCCGGTACTGTTCCTGACGGCGCACTCTGACATGGGCACAGTTGAGCGCGCCCGACAGGCGGAAGCGTTCGGCTATCTCCTCAAGCCGTTCGACGAGCGCGATCTGCGCATTCAAATCGAGATGGCCTTATATAAACACACCGCGGAGCAGCAGCTGCGCGAACGTAAGGAACAGCTGACCGGAATCAACCAGATCCTGCAGGCTGCCTTGGCCTGTGCGACCGAGGAAGAGCTTGGTACCGCTTGTCTGGAGGTTGCCGAAAAAATCACCCAAAGCAAATTCGGGTTCATCGGCGAGATCAACGAGAGCGGCCTGGAGGTCATCGCCATCAGTAACCCCGGCTGGGACGCCTGCAACGTCCTCGACAGTGGGGAAAATCGCCGGCAACCGGGTAATTTCAAGATTCACGGCATCTATGGGCGGGTTCTCCTGGCTGGCAAGAGCCTGTTCACCAACGCTTCTGCCCGGCATCCGGACAGCATCGGTCTCCCCCCGGGCCATCCCCCGCTGGCATCTTTCCTGGGCGTGCCGCTGCTGCGTGAAGGGCGGACCATTGGCATGCTTGCGGTGGGCAATCGGGACGGGGGCTATGCCCAGGCGGAGCAGGACGCGCTCGAAGCGTTGGCCCCGTCGATTGTGGAAGCTTTCCTGCGCAAGCGGGCGGAGGAGGGAATCCGGAAGACCGCCGCTGACCTGCAGACCGTCAACAGCAAACTCCTCGAATCGCGCCGGGCCGCGCTCAATATGATGGAAGACGCCCTTGCTGCCCGGCAGCAAGCCGAGGAGACGAGTTTCGAATTGCAACGGGAGATCAGCCAACGGAAGCGGGCCGAAGAGTTGCTGCGGTTGGCCTACGACGACCTGGAACAGCGAGTGCGGGAAAGAACGGAGGACCTGGCAACGACTGTGGAAACCCTGTTGGGGGAAATTGCCGAACGGGAGCGGGCAGAACGCAGCCTTAAACGTCTCAACCGGCTCTACGAAGTGTTGAGCGAAACCAACCAAGCGATCGTTCGCGTTGTTGATCACGAGTCCTTGTTCCGTGATTTCTGTCGCATCGCTGTGGAGCATGGCGGCTTCATCCTGTCCTGGGTGGGGCTGGTGGATGAAGAAACAGGCCAGGTGCGGATTGTGGCGGCCAACGGCGCCACCGCCTATCTGGACGAGATCCGGATCACGGTCAATAATGAACCGACCGGGGAAGGCCCCACCGGCATCGCTATCCGCCAGGGGAGCTACTGCATCTGTAACGACTTCCAGAACGACCCATGCACCCAGCCCTGGCATGAACAGGGTAAGGTCCATGGCATTCGTGCCTCGGCGTCTGTGGCCCTGAAGGAGGGGGAGCGGGTGGTTGGCGCTCTCACACTGTATTCCGGCGAAAAGGACTTTTTTGACCGGCAGCATGTGGCTCTGCTCAAACAGATGGGAGCGGATATCTCTTTTGCCCTCGACAATTTCACTCGGGAGCATCGCCGCCTGAAGACCGAGCAGTCCCTGCGTGAGGAGACTCTGGAACGGCTGCGCACCTTGGAGGAGTTGCGGGAAAAGGAACAGATGCTCATCCAACAGAGCCGCCTGGCAGCAATGGGGGAGATGATCAACAATATTGCCCATCAGTGGCGCCAGCCGTTGAATGTCATGGGCCTGATAGTGCAACAGATGCAACTGTATTATGAAGTGGGCACATTCAGCAAAGAATTCCTGGATGCAAGCGTGGTGAAATCGATGGATTTAATCAACCACATGTCTCATACCATAGATGATTTTAGGGATTTCTTTAAACCGGACAAGGATAAGGGTGAATTCAGAGTCAAAGAGGTGATTTCGAAAACATTGACTCTGATTGAGGATGGGCTCATGAATCAGGAGATCGCCATTGATTTCCAATGTAATGCTGATCCGAAAATAGATGGTTATGCGAACGAATATTCCCAGGTGTTGCTCAATATTTTGATGAACGCCAGGGATGCCTTAATGGAGCAAGGTCCGAAAAACGCCCAGATTACAGTAACCGTCGATGTTGAAGCCGATAAGTCAGTGGTGACCATTGCCGATAATGCCGGCGGCATACCAGAGGAAAATCTGTTCAAGATCTTCGAGCCCTATTTCACCACGAAAGGGCCGGACAAGGGTACTGGCGTGGGTTTGTTCATGTCGAAAACCATCATAGAAAAAAATATGGCTGGCCGTCTCACAGTGCGAAACAATGATGGTGGCGCTGAATTTCGGATAGAGGTTTGA